A genomic stretch from Gemmatimonadota bacterium includes:
- a CDS encoding TolC family protein, whose protein sequence is MDYISLRRWLCIIGLLFFFFALPRAYSRSITLEESLQHALSHNEDLLIAREDLKKSRQRVRHAVADVLPQLDITMQYTRNWLLPTFFFETPVGQQQFTVGAHNNLIGTVGIRQSIWGGGKSFSAMRAARLFRQFSEEKVRAAKQQLHTRVETAFYDLLLAGELTRVSKSSVARARANFERVEKLREAGRVSDYDLLRAQVQVAELLTDSIRTENARVLADLAFKNQIGIAPNESIILRGTFREKSHLLSANTETELIDLSMQKHPIIRQYSLEVAMLQHAETIAQSESRPTIDLIINGQWQAQKNEFDFVKDDFHQSWFSGIAINIPIFDGFRTNAQVAQARTDTRQAELVQKQTERDMRFNILQAWRSFLEVRARKSAQIQAADLARRGLQIAESRYENGVGTQIEVIDGQLTLQRAEAELARAKRDLAVALVHLELSAGILGEENKP, encoded by the coding sequence ATGGACTATATATCTCTTCGCCGATGGCTGTGTATCATCGGCCTTCTGTTCTTTTTTTTCGCGCTCCCCAGAGCCTATTCCCGGTCTATTACACTCGAAGAGAGTTTGCAGCACGCGCTATCGCACAATGAAGACCTGCTAATAGCGCGCGAAGATCTGAAAAAATCGCGCCAACGGGTTCGCCATGCAGTAGCCGATGTTCTCCCCCAACTCGATATCACCATGCAGTACACGCGCAACTGGTTGCTGCCCACCTTTTTCTTTGAAACACCGGTAGGCCAACAGCAATTTACCGTAGGCGCACACAACAATCTCATCGGCACGGTTGGCATTCGACAATCCATTTGGGGTGGGGGCAAATCCTTTTCAGCTATGCGCGCCGCGCGTCTGTTCCGACAATTCTCAGAAGAAAAAGTGCGCGCTGCAAAGCAGCAATTACACACCCGGGTCGAAACGGCTTTTTACGACCTGCTATTGGCTGGAGAACTCACGCGCGTCAGCAAATCTTCTGTGGCGCGCGCACGCGCAAATTTCGAGCGCGTCGAAAAACTGCGCGAGGCAGGGCGCGTATCAGACTATGACTTACTGCGCGCACAGGTGCAGGTCGCCGAATTGCTAACAGACTCCATACGCACGGAAAATGCGCGTGTATTGGCAGATCTCGCGTTCAAAAACCAGATCGGCATTGCCCCCAACGAATCCATTATACTTCGTGGGACTTTCCGCGAAAAATCCCACCTTTTATCTGCCAACACAGAGACAGAACTAATTGACCTCTCAATGCAAAAGCATCCCATTATACGTCAGTACTCCCTCGAGGTCGCAATGCTCCAGCACGCAGAGACCATTGCCCAATCAGAATCCCGCCCAACCATAGATTTGATTATCAACGGCCAGTGGCAGGCGCAAAAAAACGAATTTGATTTTGTAAAAGACGATTTTCATCAGAGCTGGTTTTCGGGCATCGCCATCAACATTCCCATTTTTGACGGCTTTCGCACAAATGCACAGGTTGCGCAGGCCCGCACAGACACGAGGCAAGCAGAACTCGTACAAAAACAAACCGAGCGCGACATGCGTTTCAACATCCTGCAAGCGTGGCGCTCTTTTCTCGAAGTTCGCGCCAGAAAAAGCGCGCAAATACAGGCTGCTGATCTCGCCCGTCGAGGGCTGCAAATCGCGGAATCGCGTTACGAAAATGGCGTTGGCACCCAAATCGAAGTCATCGATGGACAACTCACTTTACAACGCGCCGAAGCCGAACTCGCGCGTGCAAAACGGGACCTTGCAGTCGCCCTCGTGCATTTAGAACTCAGTGCGGGCATTTTGGGTGAGGAGAATAAACCATGA
- the ftsH gene encoding ATP-dependent zinc metalloprotease FtsH, whose translation MTDPKDRDSKPDEETQSSDETPDRAPTQPEDDAPAEQKERRPNLSVLNRDNADRNGASENGKRPWRHISKPLAFWIFFVLVAIFASKFFGSDPSSDVVLSYKEYKMLLEEGKIQSAIIIENEFHGRLVAEELTPPGRRQQHTFREFVVDLGVVDAKTIEEWLKYGVDFRFQKPSNWLNIFFNFLPWILFIGLWLFILRQMQGGPKGAFSFGKSKAKLVSEDKAKITFKDVAGAEEAKQELQEIIEFLKDPRKFQRLGGRIPKGVLLVGPPGTGKTHMARAVAGEADVPFFLMSGSDFVEMFVGVGASRVRDLFEQGKNHAPCIIFIDEIDAVGRHRGAGIGGGHDEREQTLNQLLVEMDGFESKEGLILIAATNRPDVLDPALLRPGRFDRQVVVDRPDIRGREGILKVHTRNTPLSDDVNLQVLARGTPGLAGADLANLVNEAALMASRNNRDRVTMNDFEDAKDKVMMGAERRSLVITDKEKRLTSYHEIGHALVAKLIPESDPLHKVTIIPRGRALGVTHTLPIDERHTYPQSYCEAVLAYALGGRIAEKLVFGEITTGGQQDYRMATNLARQMVCDWGMSPKLGPIAYGQQNDEIFLGREMAQRRDHSDRVAEMIDEEIKNFVLKAESRAEQLLSDNIDKVHILAEALLEFETLDDVQLDQLLEGKTLEKPVEPAKQPEESKEEREDQTSEKHTPEEEKQPSDD comes from the coding sequence ATGACCGACCCCAAAGACAGGGACTCGAAACCGGATGAAGAAACACAGTCATCCGACGAGACACCTGATCGCGCTCCCACACAGCCTGAAGATGACGCGCCTGCAGAACAAAAAGAACGGCGCCCCAATTTATCAGTGCTCAATCGGGATAATGCTGATCGCAATGGGGCTTCGGAGAATGGCAAGCGGCCCTGGCGGCACATCTCTAAACCCCTGGCTTTTTGGATATTTTTTGTCCTGGTTGCCATCTTTGCATCCAAATTTTTTGGCAGTGACCCCTCCAGCGATGTCGTACTCAGCTACAAAGAGTACAAAATGCTCCTCGAAGAGGGAAAAATCCAGAGCGCGATTATTATTGAAAACGAATTTCACGGCCGTCTCGTGGCAGAAGAGCTTACCCCACCGGGGCGAAGACAACAGCACACCTTTCGCGAGTTTGTCGTTGACCTTGGCGTCGTAGATGCCAAGACCATCGAAGAATGGCTCAAATACGGCGTTGACTTTCGTTTCCAAAAACCCTCCAACTGGCTCAACATATTTTTTAATTTTTTGCCCTGGATCCTGTTCATAGGGCTTTGGCTTTTCATTTTGCGCCAGATGCAAGGAGGTCCCAAAGGCGCATTCAGCTTTGGAAAAAGCAAGGCGAAGCTCGTCTCTGAAGACAAAGCCAAAATCACATTCAAAGACGTTGCAGGCGCCGAAGAAGCCAAACAAGAGCTACAGGAAATTATCGAATTCCTTAAGGATCCGCGCAAATTTCAACGTCTGGGCGGGCGCATCCCCAAAGGCGTACTCCTTGTTGGCCCCCCGGGCACGGGAAAAACGCATATGGCTCGCGCTGTCGCAGGCGAAGCGGATGTCCCATTCTTTTTAATGAGCGGCTCAGATTTTGTCGAAATGTTTGTCGGCGTTGGTGCCTCGCGCGTGCGCGATCTCTTTGAACAGGGAAAAAATCACGCCCCGTGCATCATCTTTATCGACGAAATAGATGCTGTGGGACGGCACCGCGGCGCGGGTATTGGAGGCGGTCACGACGAACGCGAGCAAACCCTCAATCAACTCCTGGTTGAAATGGATGGTTTTGAATCCAAAGAGGGCCTCATCCTCATCGCAGCTACCAACCGTCCCGACGTACTCGATCCCGCTCTGTTGCGCCCCGGGCGCTTCGACCGTCAGGTCGTGGTGGATCGTCCCGACATCAGGGGACGCGAAGGCATTTTGAAAGTCCACACCCGCAACACGCCCCTCTCCGACGACGTCAACTTACAGGTGCTGGCTCGCGGAACGCCCGGACTGGCAGGCGCAGACCTCGCCAATCTGGTCAACGAAGCCGCTCTGATGGCTTCCAGAAATAATCGAGACCGCGTAACCATGAACGATTTTGAAGATGCCAAAGACAAAGTCATGATGGGTGCAGAGCGACGCAGCCTTGTCATTACCGACAAAGAAAAACGCCTCACGTCCTATCACGAAATTGGTCACGCGCTGGTTGCCAAACTCATCCCGGAAAGCGATCCCCTACACAAAGTGACCATCATTCCTCGTGGGCGTGCCCTCGGTGTCACACACACCCTGCCCATCGACGAACGCCACACCTATCCCCAGAGTTATTGTGAAGCAGTTCTCGCTTACGCATTGGGGGGAAGAATTGCCGAAAAACTCGTTTTTGGCGAAATCACAACAGGCGGACAGCAAGACTACCGCATGGCCACCAATCTCGCCCGGCAGATGGTTTGCGATTGGGGCATGAGTCCAAAACTCGGTCCCATTGCTTATGGGCAGCAAAACGACGAAATATTCCTCGGCCGCGAAATGGCACAACGTCGAGACCACAGCGACAGAGTAGCCGAAATGATCGACGAGGAAATCAAAAACTTCGTACTCAAAGCCGAGTCCCGCGCCGAACAATTGCTCAGTGACAACATCGACAAAGTCCACATCCTTGCCGAGGCGCTGCTCGAATTTGAAACCCTCGACGATGTACAGCTCGACCAATTATTAGAAGGCAAAACACTCGAAAAACCAGTCGAGCCTGCAAAACAGCCAGAAGAATCGAAAGAAGAACGGGAAGACCAGACATCGGAGAAACACACCCCAGAAGAAGAAAAACAGCCATCGGATGACTAA
- the folP gene encoding dihydropteroate synthase — protein sequence MKNTRPIYRLSCCGTPFQLGHRTLVMGVLNVTPDSFSDGGLYLQPRKAIERALALVEAGADLIDIGGESSRPAGPYGKGAPVVSLKEELERTIPIIEAIAPQLDVPISIDTTKAEVARQAIDNGATIVNDISALRFDASMIHLIAETGAAVVLMHMQGTPSTMQQNPLYDDVVSDILAFLSAQINSAEVMGISRSQIVIDPGLGFGKKYAHNIEILARLSEFHTLGYPLLIGASRKQFTAPQSRPQERLPGSISAITLGAVAGTHIVRVHDVAETVQALALSDSISRIDL from the coding sequence ATGAAAAACACACGCCCTATTTATCGGCTTTCATGCTGCGGCACACCCTTCCAATTGGGCCATCGAACACTCGTAATGGGCGTTCTCAATGTCACGCCAGACTCGTTCTCAGATGGCGGCCTTTATCTTCAACCGCGCAAAGCGATTGAGCGGGCACTGGCACTGGTTGAAGCCGGTGCCGACCTGATCGATATAGGGGGTGAATCATCCCGTCCAGCCGGGCCTTATGGCAAGGGGGCGCCTGTCGTCTCTCTAAAAGAAGAGCTGGAACGCACCATTCCCATTATTGAGGCCATTGCCCCGCAACTCGACGTACCCATCTCCATAGACACGACCAAAGCCGAGGTCGCCCGACAGGCCATAGACAACGGCGCAACCATTGTCAACGACATCAGCGCCCTGCGTTTTGATGCCAGCATGATACACCTGATCGCAGAAACGGGAGCCGCTGTTGTCCTTATGCACATGCAGGGAACGCCCTCAACCATGCAGCAGAACCCGCTGTACGACGATGTTGTATCCGATATTCTCGCCTTTTTAAGCGCACAAATCAACAGCGCAGAGGTAATGGGTATTTCCCGATCCCAGATAGTGATTGATCCCGGGCTGGGATTCGGCAAAAAATACGCGCATAACATCGAAATACTCGCCCGACTATCCGAATTCCACACGCTGGGATACCCCCTTCTCATAGGTGCATCTCGCAAGCAATTTACCGCGCCCCAAAGCCGCCCTCAGGAGCGCCTGCCGGGTAGCATTTCTGCAATCACATTGGGCGCAGTTGCAGGAACTCACATTGTAAGGGTTCACGATGTCGCAGAAACGGTCCAGGCATTGGCACTATCGGACAGCATTTCCCGTATTGATTTGTGA
- a CDS encoding efflux RND transporter periplasmic adaptor subunit translates to MSLYRLLIPSLLIAINLGCGDESSAQKEMPLERTTNVSTFALKPDSLVQYSRLSATVKAWRDVIVNALESGEVTGTYKDVGDYVKSGEALAQLNMELLQAALIEAEANLKFQAYNYERSKQLFSEGSISEQAYFATEYDLQKAKSTAQTLKHRLSYGRIQAPFSGHIAKRHVSQGQHIAQGDATYRIVQTDSLRVAAWVAESEIIDFAKGSLVTLVLDALPNQIYEGTIAHVGPAADTDQRVFPIEIHLPNPTGHIRPGMIGTLKAMRRIHQHVVVIPREAIIERETGPVAFVVKDNMALLRPLSLGPSEADRVVVQKGLSFGEQIVVKGGRDLIDGDRVAIKYAEPLP, encoded by the coding sequence ATGAGCTTGTACAGGCTTTTGATACCCAGTCTTTTAATCGCGATCAATCTGGGCTGTGGCGACGAATCTTCGGCACAAAAAGAAATGCCATTAGAGCGCACCACCAATGTATCTACATTTGCGCTCAAACCCGATTCCCTCGTCCAATACAGCAGGCTATCTGCCACGGTAAAAGCCTGGCGCGATGTGATCGTTAATGCGCTCGAATCAGGTGAGGTCACCGGCACGTACAAAGATGTGGGCGATTACGTCAAAAGCGGGGAGGCTCTCGCACAACTCAACATGGAACTTCTGCAAGCCGCATTGATCGAAGCCGAGGCCAACCTCAAATTTCAAGCCTACAATTACGAGCGCAGCAAACAACTTTTCTCGGAAGGATCCATCTCCGAACAGGCGTATTTTGCCACAGAATACGACCTACAAAAAGCCAAATCAACGGCACAGACCTTAAAACATCGGCTCTCTTATGGGCGGATACAAGCGCCTTTTTCGGGCCATATCGCAAAGCGGCATGTCTCACAGGGGCAACATATCGCGCAGGGTGACGCAACATATCGCATCGTTCAAACCGACAGCCTGCGCGTTGCGGCCTGGGTAGCCGAGAGCGAAATCATCGACTTTGCCAAAGGCAGTCTCGTCACCCTCGTCCTCGATGCCCTGCCAAACCAGATTTATGAGGGCACAATCGCCCATGTTGGCCCGGCAGCAGATACAGACCAGCGGGTTTTTCCCATTGAGATCCACCTGCCCAATCCAACAGGGCATATTCGCCCCGGCATGATCGGCACGCTGAAAGCCATGCGTCGCATTCACCAGCACGTCGTCGTCATTCCCCGCGAAGCCATTATCGAACGCGAAACCGGGCCCGTGGCCTTTGTCGTGAAAGACAACATGGCCCTTTTACGTCCGCTCAGTCTGGGGCCATCAGAAGCCGACCGCGTCGTCGTCCAAAAGGGGCTTTCCTTTGGCGAACAGATCGTCGTCAAAGGTGGGCGAGACCTCATTGATGGCGACCGCG